One genomic region from Campylobacter concisus encodes:
- a CDS encoding HD domain-containing protein, translating to MLSDKSTKNSDNYLKIKEKFLDFKANLPKHFQKNQGRNFANFLAKEYDDFIKSYLNETMRDFFDDFIPQNDSFAFSVLATGKYAQTLLSANSELEILLVYKNLKGYNIKNFLKEFSEILSSSGINFYIKSVELDEIFTNYKDDLKFKSETSQVRYICGSKSLYRLVKSEIVKLKEFDKKAFLNYHLKAFLPFSSISYLAQEPNLKSGFGGIDEIYHLNCILNCLDSDISVRSQALKVMNEKEIASFNLNVDFLLSLLTTLNLTQNSDTFSASSVEITTNFMQTKSKKLQDNESVISQKMLSSMNNIAIYSRFIVASLCRPFFKSELSFDQRKFARLKNGFYEINGVIYVPLHKKPALIEDLINELLELKDVDYKFDISAIFYIKRAIITKSGLEHAISEFKKIFLRKNSYAILKSLLDAQMIQILIKPMEHISQLAQYDGYHEFTVDEHSILSVKFLENIKDKFIKNLYTELCLEGKTMLKIVTLMHDVGKGLGKDHANIGANIFRAYANKLNLSQKAVNIGVILIKYHTLMSNVSNREDIYSQRVIFAFISKLGDKQVLKLLYILSYCVINATNERLYNAYTAKLLRELYEISLSAFSDENLLDEATRRVKKEQSIKRNSEFLALESSLQEKIFKITSNLVFIKYNASEIINLSKVADSLDATEIFINNSKNLSIQIYTKKSLNLSALLYEFAKFDLAYMEIFELFEKKFYIRLDFNQNVKKEELEITKNLALKSLNSEVLKEPLKPNINKDEINFELNHSKDYAKLNINAKDQRGLMAYVMSVFDRLHFQVTSARIQTVKNRTRNLFLIEKNERLESKGEEILNLLISE from the coding sequence ATGCTGTCTGATAAAAGTACCAAAAATAGCGATAATTATTTAAAAATCAAAGAGAAATTTCTTGATTTTAAGGCAAATTTACCAAAACATTTTCAAAAAAATCAGGGTAGAAATTTTGCAAATTTTTTAGCCAAAGAATACGATGATTTTATAAAATCTTATTTAAATGAAACTATGCGAGATTTTTTTGATGATTTTATTCCGCAAAATGACAGCTTTGCCTTTAGCGTTCTAGCCACTGGCAAATACGCCCAAACCTTACTTAGCGCAAATAGTGAGCTTGAAATTTTACTAGTTTATAAAAATTTAAAAGGCTACAACATAAAGAATTTCTTAAAAGAATTTAGCGAAATTTTAAGTAGCTCTGGAATAAATTTTTATATAAAAAGCGTTGAGTTAGATGAAATTTTTACAAATTACAAAGACGATCTCAAATTTAAAAGCGAAACATCGCAAGTCCGATATATCTGTGGTTCAAAAAGTCTCTACCGCCTAGTAAAAAGTGAGATCGTAAAATTAAAAGAATTTGATAAAAAAGCCTTTTTAAACTACCATTTAAAGGCATTTTTGCCGTTTTCTAGCATCAGCTACTTAGCCCAAGAGCCAAATCTAAAAAGTGGCTTTGGCGGGATAGATGAAATTTATCACTTAAACTGTATACTAAACTGCCTAGATAGCGACATTTCAGTTAGATCACAGGCTCTAAAAGTGATGAATGAAAAAGAGATCGCTAGTTTTAATCTAAATGTGGACTTTTTACTAAGCCTACTAACCACCTTAAATTTAACGCAAAATTCTGATACTTTTAGCGCTTCAAGCGTTGAAATCACGACAAATTTCATGCAAACAAAGTCTAAAAAGCTTCAAGATAACGAAAGCGTTATCAGCCAAAAGATGCTAAGCTCAATGAATAATATTGCTATTTATTCAAGGTTTATAGTCGCTTCTCTTTGCAGGCCATTTTTTAAAAGCGAGCTAAGCTTTGATCAGAGAAAATTTGCAAGGCTAAAAAATGGCTTTTACGAAATAAATGGCGTTATTTACGTGCCACTTCATAAAAAGCCAGCTCTCATCGAGGATCTCATAAATGAGCTTTTAGAACTAAAAGATGTGGATTATAAATTTGACATAAGCGCGATCTTTTACATCAAGCGAGCCATCATCACAAAAAGCGGCTTGGAGCACGCTATAAGCGAGTTTAAGAAGATATTTTTAAGAAAAAATTCCTACGCGATTTTAAAATCATTGCTCGATGCGCAAATGATACAAATTTTAATAAAGCCAATGGAGCATATCAGCCAGCTAGCTCAGTACGACGGCTATCACGAATTTACAGTCGATGAGCATAGTATTTTAAGCGTAAAATTTCTTGAAAATATAAAAGATAAATTTATAAAAAATCTCTATACCGAGCTTTGCTTGGAGGGTAAAACAATGCTAAAGATCGTGACTTTAATGCACGACGTTGGCAAGGGGCTTGGCAAAGATCACGCAAATATCGGAGCAAATATCTTTAGAGCCTACGCAAACAAGCTAAATTTAAGCCAAAAAGCCGTAAATATCGGCGTCATCTTGATAAAATACCACACGCTAATGAGCAATGTCTCAAACAGAGAGGACATTTATTCGCAACGCGTTATTTTTGCTTTTATCTCAAAGCTTGGCGACAAGCAGGTTTTAAAACTACTTTACATCCTTAGCTACTGCGTGATAAATGCGACAAATGAGAGGCTTTATAATGCCTACACAGCAAAGCTTTTAAGGGAACTTTATGAAATTTCTCTTAGTGCATTTAGCGATGAAAATTTACTTGATGAAGCGACAAGACGTGTAAAAAAAGAGCAGTCTATAAAACGAAATAGCGAGTTTTTGGCGCTTGAGTCAAGCTTGCAAGAGAAAATTTTTAAAATTACATCAAATCTTGTCTTTATAAAATATAATGCGAGTGAGATCATAAATTTAAGCAAGGTCGCAGATAGCTTAGATGCGACAGAAATTTTTATAAATAACTCTAAAAATTTAAGCATTCAGATCTATACAAAAAAGAGTCTAAATTTAAGCGCCCTGCTCTATGAATTTGCCAAATTTGACCTTGCATACATGGAAATTTTTGAGCTATTTGAGAAGAAATTTTATATTAGGCTTGATTTTAACCAAAATGTTAAAAAAGAGGAGCTTGAAATTACTAAAAATTTAGCTCTAAAATCCCTAAATAGTGAGGTTCTAAAAGAGCCTTTGAAACCAAACATTAACAAAGATGAGATAAACTTCGAGCTAAATCACTCAAAAGATTACGCCAAACTTAACATCAACGCAAAAGATCAGCGTGGGCTAATGGCTTATGTGATGAGTGTTTTTGACAGGCTTCATTTTCAAGTCACGAGTGCTAGAATTCAAACGGTCAAAAATAGAACAAGAAATCTCTTTTTGATCGAGAAAAACGAACGACTTGAGAGCAAAGGCGAAGAGATATTAAATTTATTAATAAGTGAGTAA
- the glmS gene encoding glutamine--fructose-6-phosphate transaminase (isomerizing), with the protein MCGIVGYIGDKEKKEVILSGLKELEYRGYDSAGMAVMSDGKIDFFKAVGKLENLVLKTKDFTSEGFGVAIGHTRWATHGKPTEINAHPHLGEHSFVVHNGIIENYKELKDELEAKGVKFVSQTDTEVIVHLFEEILKEKKDPFKAYEATIAKLRGAYATLLITKTAPDKIFFAKDAAPMAIGKSDKKELYFASSDAPLIGNATEVAYLDDNNYGYVSLDEIAVFKHGKKANITFNALPKDKSYAQKEGYTFFMEKEIYEQGTVVSETIMGRVKNHKVTLENLDDEYLKGIDDVVLCACGTSYHAALTASYLFERLAKVRTKVEVASEFRYRKPYLNKNSLFIVISQSGETADTLEALRIAKEAGLRTLAICNVDNSSIVRLADNTLLTRAGIEKGVASTKAFATQIIVLWMLVLQMASTKESISKKELDHEIKTLLHIPQILNINNSLQEKLHRLSKHYLHGHGFFFIGRDIFYPLALEGALKLKEISYLHAEGYPSGEMKHGPIALADEKLFTIALMPQNLLYEKTKSNVEELAARDAYILAISPLEFELSDDYVKTSVQDHYMSEFFEMMLVLQLLALEISVRLGNNVDMPRNLAKSVTVE; encoded by the coding sequence ATGTGTGGAATCGTAGGATACATCGGAGATAAAGAGAAAAAAGAGGTCATTTTAAGCGGTCTAAAAGAGCTTGAGTACCGAGGATATGACAGCGCTGGCATGGCTGTGATGAGTGATGGCAAGATCGACTTTTTTAAGGCTGTTGGTAAGCTTGAAAATTTAGTCCTAAAGACAAAGGACTTTACATCAGAAGGTTTTGGCGTGGCGATAGGTCATACACGCTGGGCTACGCACGGCAAACCAACCGAGATAAACGCTCACCCACACCTTGGAGAGCACTCATTTGTCGTTCACAACGGCATCATCGAAAACTACAAAGAGCTTAAAGATGAGCTTGAGGCAAAGGGCGTGAAATTTGTCAGCCAAACCGACACCGAAGTGATCGTGCATCTTTTTGAAGAAATTTTAAAAGAGAAAAAAGACCCATTTAAGGCTTATGAGGCGACTATCGCAAAGCTTAGAGGCGCTTATGCGACGCTACTTATCACAAAAACTGCACCTGATAAGATATTTTTCGCAAAAGATGCTGCTCCTATGGCGATAGGCAAAAGCGACAAAAAAGAGCTATATTTTGCCTCATCAGATGCCCCACTTATCGGCAACGCAACAGAAGTAGCATATCTTGATGATAACAACTACGGCTACGTGAGCTTAGATGAGATAGCTGTTTTCAAACACGGCAAAAAGGCTAACATAACATTTAACGCACTGCCAAAAGATAAGAGCTATGCCCAAAAAGAGGGTTATACATTTTTTATGGAGAAAGAAATTTACGAGCAAGGCACTGTTGTGTCTGAAACCATCATGGGAAGGGTTAAAAACCACAAAGTAACCCTTGAAAATTTAGACGATGAATACCTAAAAGGCATCGATGATGTCGTGCTTTGTGCGTGCGGTACGAGCTACCATGCAGCGCTAACTGCAAGCTATCTGTTTGAAAGGCTTGCTAAAGTTAGAACAAAGGTCGAAGTGGCAAGCGAATTTAGATACAGAAAGCCTTATCTAAACAAAAACTCGCTCTTCATCGTCATCTCGCAAAGTGGCGAGACAGCTGACACTCTTGAGGCGCTTAGGATAGCAAAAGAGGCTGGACTAAGGACACTTGCGATTTGCAACGTCGATAACTCATCTATCGTTAGACTAGCTGACAATACTCTTCTAACTCGTGCTGGCATCGAAAAAGGTGTGGCGAGCACAAAGGCCTTTGCAACGCAGATCATCGTACTTTGGATGCTTGTGCTTCAAATGGCATCAACAAAAGAATCTATCAGCAAAAAAGAGCTTGATCACGAGATCAAAACGCTTCTTCACATTCCACAAATTTTAAATATCAATAACTCTCTTCAAGAGAAGCTTCACCGCCTAAGCAAGCACTATTTACACGGTCATGGCTTCTTCTTTATCGGTAGAGATATCTTCTATCCGCTAGCACTTGAAGGTGCGCTAAAGCTTAAAGAAATTTCATATCTTCACGCCGAAGGCTATCCATCAGGTGAAATGAAACACGGCCCTATCGCACTTGCAGATGAGAAGCTATTTACGATCGCTTTAATGCCTCAAAATTTACTTTACGAAAAAACAAAAAGCAATGTCGAAGAGCTTGCCGCAAGAGATGCTTACATCCTGGCGATAAGCCCACTTGAGTTTGAGCTAAGCGATGACTACGTAAAAACAAGCGTTCAAGATCATTATATGAGCGAATTTTTTGAGATGATGCTAGTGCTTCAGCTACTTGCACTTGAAATTTCTGTTAGACTTGGCAACAACGTCGATATGCCAAGGAATCTTGCAAAAAGCGTAACTGTCGAATAA
- a CDS encoding peptidoglycan-binding protein, with amino-acid sequence MKLSSSLLSIGLGVLLLSGCATGNSNGVTGSAAGSNNNNANTKIEKCSSTLGTLAFYEDQNSDWYSYLTHNYKLTSTIPVLRLLAQQTGCFVIVERGAMMDNMMQERALDRSGELRGGSGFGKGKMVAADYTIRPEIFFSNEDTGGAGALVEALFGSVAGAIAGGFSTKETQTTLVLIENRSGVQLAAAIGSASSTDFFGMGGGAGASLGAGLGVYSRTPEGKTLVNAFLDSMNQLVIALKDYKAQTVKGGLGKGGSLKVGE; translated from the coding sequence ATGAAGTTAAGTTCATCTTTACTAAGCATAGGCCTTGGAGTTTTACTTTTAAGCGGTTGTGCAACTGGCAATAGCAACGGTGTAACTGGCAGTGCTGCTGGAAGCAATAACAATAATGCTAACACAAAAATAGAAAAATGCAGTAGCACTCTTGGAACACTTGCGTTTTATGAAGACCAAAATTCTGATTGGTATTCATATTTAACACACAACTACAAGCTCACATCAACTATTCCGGTTTTGCGTCTTCTTGCGCAACAAACTGGTTGTTTTGTTATAGTTGAACGTGGCGCTATGATGGATAATATGATGCAAGAGCGTGCACTTGATAGATCAGGCGAACTACGTGGTGGTTCCGGCTTTGGTAAAGGTAAAATGGTAGCAGCTGATTATACTATTCGCCCTGAAATTTTCTTTAGCAACGAAGATACAGGCGGAGCAGGTGCTCTTGTTGAAGCACTTTTTGGTAGTGTAGCAGGTGCTATAGCTGGTGGTTTTTCAACAAAAGAGACACAAACCACATTGGTTCTTATAGAAAATCGTTCAGGTGTTCAATTAGCGGCAGCTATTGGCTCAGCTTCTAGCACTGACTTCTTTGGCATGGGCGGCGGTGCTGGCGCTTCTCTTGGCGCGGGACTTGGCGTATATTCAAGAACACCTGAGGGAAAAACACTTGTAAATGCTTTTCTTGATTCGATGAATCAATTAGTTATTGCCCTAAAAGATTACAAAGCACAAACCGTAAAAGGTGGTCTTGGAAAAGGCGGAAGTCTAAAAGTAGGAGAATAA
- a CDS encoding gamma-glutamyl phosphate reductase: MKFLAILFCSLTFLFAMSYEKKVEARLCGLINQREMAKIYGDIRSIDSFDKKIESYKFRNGIEKFDEDSCRANGYYPVDPNYAPYPPNYRPYYRNEYERYDRFQRGYRGGYYNDDDYDDGFERGYRRGYKDAKRDYRLGR, from the coding sequence ATGAAATTTTTAGCCATTTTATTTTGTTCATTGACTTTTTTGTTTGCTATGAGTTATGAAAAAAAAGTTGAAGCTAGGCTTTGTGGTCTTATAAATCAAAGAGAAATGGCTAAAATTTATGGCGATATAAGAAGCATTGATAGCTTTGACAAAAAAATAGAAAGCTACAAATTTCGCAACGGAATAGAAAAATTTGACGAGGATAGTTGCCGTGCAAATGGCTACTATCCTGTTGATCCAAACTATGCGCCATATCCGCCTAACTACCGCCCATACTATCGAAATGAGTACGAAAGATATGATAGATTTCAGCGTGGTTACCGCGGAGGCTACTATAACGATGACGACTATGATGATGGTTTTGAGCGTGGATATAGACGTGGTTATAAGGATGCTAAAAGAGATTATAGGTTAGGTAGATAA
- a CDS encoding DUF4172 domain-containing protein: protein MRQHPNYPNFSFDKRVIDTLTNKLEQDHKNLKELTSNISRDDLLKVQINALEDEIISSSLIEGERLNRSSIRS from the coding sequence ATACGACAACATCCCAACTACCCAAATTTTTCTTTCGACAAAAGAGTAATAGACACCCTTACAAATAAGCTAGAGCAAGACCATAAAAATTTAAAAGAGCTAACAAGCAATATCAGCAGAGACGATCTTTTAAAGGTGCAAATTAATGCGCTTGAAGATGAAATAATAAGCTCATCTCTCATAGAGGGCGAGAGACTTAATAGATCAAGCATTCGCTCGTAG
- a CDS encoding Fic family protein: protein MIIHPYDDGNGRITRALAHYFLKEDVVKPFYISSTI from the coding sequence TTGATCATCCATCCTTATGATGACGGTAATGGACGCATAACAAGGGCTTTGGCACACTACTTTTTAAAAGAAGATGTTGTTAAGCCATTTTATATCTCTAGCACTATTTAA
- a CDS encoding tetrahydrodipicolinate N-succinyltransferase N-terminal domain-containing protein produces the protein MSKEFKDANEFKEFFEEFRKKDCYKDPLAFGIARIDRGQKNTDKILQATFAVVNYKESFLSAAAYIYALQKCDVKVDFNGSEFVADLTPKVVKKASKLFSVFEKEISSHKNVQNLHAVKMAFDDDLELNENKFKLVFLFDDAKPLSVEAVYLKLYLISLGKVAPRTIVLDGAFGVLPNVAWTSQNTPIELEWLRENEISLKMFGEYPAIVSVDKFPRFLSHIIPADNTRILDSAKVRMGAAVHPGTVVMPGAAYINFNAGTTGGVMVEGRVSSSVVVGEGSDVGGGASILGVLSGTNGNPVSIGKHCLLGANSVTGVPLGDNCIVDAGIAVLEGTKVYISANEREKLAKLNPEFKFEAEIYKTLELGGLNGLHFRQNSQTGQITASASKRAIKLNEALH, from the coding sequence ATGTCTAAAGAGTTTAAAGATGCAAATGAATTTAAGGAATTTTTTGAAGAATTTAGAAAAAAAGATTGCTACAAAGATCCACTTGCTTTTGGTATCGCTAGGATCGATCGTGGACAAAAAAATACAGATAAAATTTTGCAAGCGACTTTTGCTGTTGTAAACTACAAAGAGAGCTTTTTAAGCGCAGCTGCTTATATCTATGCTTTGCAAAAATGTGATGTTAAGGTTGATTTTAACGGCTCTGAATTTGTAGCTGATCTTACACCAAAAGTAGTGAAAAAAGCCAGCAAGCTCTTTAGCGTCTTTGAAAAAGAGATAAGCTCTCATAAAAATGTACAAAATTTGCATGCCGTAAAAATGGCATTTGATGACGATCTTGAACTAAATGAGAATAAATTTAAGCTTGTGTTTTTGTTTGATGATGCAAAACCACTTAGCGTGGAGGCTGTATATCTCAAGCTTTACTTGATATCGCTTGGCAAAGTCGCACCTAGGACAATCGTGCTTGATGGAGCTTTTGGTGTGTTACCAAATGTTGCATGGACTAGCCAAAATACGCCAATCGAGCTTGAATGGCTAAGAGAAAATGAAATTTCTCTAAAGATGTTTGGCGAATATCCAGCGATCGTTAGCGTCGATAAATTCCCAAGATTTTTAAGCCATATTATTCCAGCTGATAATACGAGAATTTTAGACTCAGCCAAGGTTCGCATGGGTGCTGCTGTGCATCCTGGCACAGTCGTTATGCCTGGTGCTGCCTACATCAACTTTAACGCAGGTACAACCGGTGGCGTGATGGTTGAAGGCAGAGTCAGTAGCTCTGTCGTAGTGGGCGAGGGTAGCGACGTAGGTGGCGGAGCTAGCATACTTGGCGTGCTAAGTGGCACAAACGGCAATCCTGTAAGCATCGGCAAACACTGCTTGCTTGGCGCAAACTCAGTCACAGGCGTACCTCTTGGCGATAACTGCATCGTGGATGCTGGCATAGCGGTGCTTGAGGGCACAAAAGTCTATATATCAGCTAACGAGCGCGAAAAGCTAGCTAAGCTAAATCCAGAGTTTAAATTTGAAGCTGAAATTTACAAAACACTTGAACTTGGCGGGCTAAATGGACTTCATTTTAGACAAAATAGCCAAACAGGTCAGATTACTGCAAGTGCGAGCAAAAGGGCGATCAAGCTAAATGAGGCACTTCATTAA
- a CDS encoding YagU family protein: MSNLVTKPRFALAALIGLIAGVVSAFVKWGAEFPLPPRSPMDMFNAACGPESAIRAADAIDCSRNFLNPPYVFLRDYLGVADPNAAIYEFAGHAFNYVMMTHILFSIVFAVAYCVLAEKFPKITIWQGLLVGVIVNIAVHVITLPILGLTPPLWTLPWYEHVSEFVGHMIWFWSIEIIRHDLRARITKEKDPSDYCCCNA; this comes from the coding sequence ATGTCAAATTTAGTAACAAAACCTAGATTTGCTCTGGCTGCGTTAATCGGCCTTATCGCTGGTGTTGTCTCAGCCTTTGTCAAATGGGGAGCGGAATTCCCACTTCCTCCAAGAAGTCCGATGGATATGTTTAACGCTGCTTGCGGGCCAGAAAGTGCCATTAGAGCAGCCGATGCGATCGATTGCTCTAGAAATTTCTTAAATCCGCCTTATGTATTTTTAAGAGATTATTTGGGAGTGGCCGATCCAAATGCCGCTATTTACGAGTTTGCAGGGCATGCGTTTAACTACGTAATGATGACGCATATATTATTTTCGATAGTTTTTGCGGTTGCTTATTGTGTTTTGGCTGAGAAATTTCCAAAGATTACAATATGGCAAGGCTTACTAGTTGGCGTTATCGTAAATATCGCTGTTCACGTGATCACACTACCTATTTTGGGGCTTACTCCACCACTTTGGACACTTCCTTGGTACGAGCATGTATCTGAATTTGTCGGCCACATGATATGGTTTTGGTCGATAGAGATCATCCGTCACGACTTAAGAGCTAGGATAACAAAAGAAAAAGATCCAAGTGATTATTGCTGCTGCAACGCATAA
- a CDS encoding cytochrome-c oxidase, which produces MKILSLLTVLLFGAVCGFANDDKVRSIDIYVTPYYSANAGKVEYVKVYDKIDELLKSGKEEDFKKAEKIVQDAPQMVSPITLFVLSARAYDLGLRDDAVFWFYAAKNRAILLRGVIDMEGEKFTDVVAAIGAFMKLVGDVVNPYAFCDIKKQQEIADKALGWTKKNAYEAMFSPEFSSPHEDRKAALIKGIEKLEARNKKEKDYFLDKDNLANFKAMRKQNGTDEKFCF; this is translated from the coding sequence ATGAAAATTTTATCACTGCTTACGGTGCTACTTTTTGGAGCGGTATGTGGCTTTGCAAATGATGACAAAGTAAGAAGTATCGACATCTACGTCACGCCATACTACTCAGCAAATGCTGGCAAGGTGGAGTACGTCAAGGTCTATGACAAGATAGATGAGCTTTTAAAAAGTGGCAAAGAAGAGGACTTTAAAAAGGCTGAAAAGATTGTGCAAGACGCCCCACAAATGGTCTCTCCGATAACTCTTTTTGTCCTCTCGGCTCGCGCATACGATCTTGGACTTCGCGATGATGCGGTATTTTGGTTTTATGCGGCAAAAAATCGCGCGATTTTGCTAAGAGGTGTTATAGACATGGAGGGCGAGAAATTTACTGACGTGGTGGCCGCGATAGGGGCGTTTATGAAGCTTGTTGGTGACGTGGTCAATCCTTATGCATTTTGCGATATCAAAAAGCAACAAGAGATCGCTGATAAAGCGCTTGGATGGACTAAGAAAAATGCCTATGAAGCGATGTTCTCGCCAGAATTTAGCTCGCCTCACGAAGATAGAAAAGCAGCCCTTATAAAAGGCATAGAAAAGCTAGAGGCCCGCAATAAAAAAGAGAAAGATTACTTTTTAGATAAAGATAATCTTGCTAACTTTAAAGCTATGCGCAAGCAAAATGGCACTGATGAGAAATTTTGCTTCTAA
- a CDS encoding PFL family protein yields the protein MDIKNVTETISMIEEQNFDIRTITMGISLLDCIDPDINKACDKIYAKITTKAKDLVRVGNEISAELGIPIVNKRVSVTPISIIGAATDAKDYVMIAKTLDRAAIEVGIDFIGGFSALVQKGYQKGDEILINSIPQALSQTSKVCASVNVGSTKSGINMSAVRDMGRIIKETAAASEMGCAKLVVFANAVEDNPFMAGAFHGVGEADVVINVGVSGPGVVKRALEKVRGESFDVVAETVKKTAFKITRIGQLVGQMASERLGVKFGIVDLSLAPTPAVGDSVARVLEEMGLEAVGTHGTTAALALLNDAVKKGGVMACNQVGGLSGAFIPVSEDEGMIAAVRAGSLNLEKLEAMTAICSVGLDMIAIPADTPSESIAAMIADEAAIGVINQKTTAVRIIPLGREGDMIEFGGLLGRAPVMKINKASSADFIARGGQIPAPIHSFKN from the coding sequence ATGGACATCAAAAACGTAACCGAAACGATCTCGATGATCGAAGAGCAAAATTTTGACATCAGAACGATCACGATGGGCATTAGTTTGCTTGACTGCATCGATCCTGACATCAACAAAGCTTGCGACAAAATTTACGCAAAAATCACCACTAAAGCCAAAGACCTAGTTAGAGTGGGCAACGAAATTTCTGCTGAGCTAGGCATACCAATCGTCAATAAAAGAGTGAGCGTGACGCCTATCTCGATAATCGGCGCCGCAACAGATGCAAAAGACTACGTGATGATCGCAAAGACGCTTGATAGGGCGGCTATTGAAGTTGGTATTGATTTTATAGGTGGTTTTTCGGCTCTAGTTCAAAAGGGCTATCAAAAGGGCGATGAAATTTTGATAAATTCTATCCCGCAAGCACTTTCTCAGACTTCAAAAGTATGTGCAAGTGTCAATGTCGGCTCAACAAAAAGTGGCATAAATATGAGCGCTGTGCGTGACATGGGACGCATCATAAAAGAGACGGCGGCAGCTTCAGAGATGGGCTGCGCCAAGCTTGTCGTTTTTGCAAACGCAGTCGAAGATAATCCTTTTATGGCTGGTGCATTTCATGGCGTGGGCGAGGCTGATGTGGTGATAAATGTTGGCGTTTCTGGCCCAGGCGTGGTAAAAAGAGCCCTTGAAAAGGTGCGTGGCGAGAGCTTTGACGTGGTGGCTGAGACCGTTAAAAAAACGGCGTTTAAGATCACGCGTATCGGCCAGCTAGTTGGCCAAATGGCGAGCGAGCGACTTGGGGTTAAATTTGGTATCGTCGATCTCTCTCTTGCCCCAACACCAGCTGTGGGCGACTCGGTAGCTCGTGTGCTTGAAGAGATGGGGCTTGAGGCTGTTGGTACGCATGGCACGACTGCGGCACTTGCTTTGCTAAATGACGCGGTCAAAAAAGGTGGTGTAATGGCATGTAACCAAGTGGGCGGCTTAAGCGGTGCATTTATACCAGTTTCTGAGGATGAGGGCATGATAGCTGCGGTGCGCGCTGGCTCACTAAATTTAGAAAAACTTGAAGCGATGACCGCGATATGCTCGGTTGGTCTTGATATGATCGCCATACCTGCGGACACGCCAAGCGAGAGCATAGCTGCGATGATCGCTGATGAGGCGGCTATCGGCGTTATAAATCAAAAAACAACGGCGGTTCGTATCATACCATTAGGCCGTGAGGGCGATATGATCGAGTTTGGCGGTCTTTTAGGAAGAGCGCCTGTGATGAAGATAAACAAAGCCTCAAGTGCTGATTTCATCGCTCGTGGCGGACAAATTCCAGCTCCAATTCATAGTTTTAAAAACTAA
- a CDS encoding ACT domain-containing protein yields MLDAWLKFWSQNTLQIKNLNLTGENMKAIVTVVGKDRVGIVAGVSAKLSELGLNIDDISQTILDEFFTMMAVVSSDENKDFTALRAELNELGESLKVKINIQSSAIFDAMHTI; encoded by the coding sequence TTGCTTGATGCTTGGCTTAAATTTTGGAGCCAAAATACACTTCAAATCAAAAATTTAAATTTAACAGGAGAAAACATGAAAGCGATCGTAACCGTAGTCGGAAAAGATAGAGTTGGTATCGTTGCTGGCGTCTCAGCAAAGCTTAGCGAGCTAGGGCTAAATATAGATGATATATCACAGACTATTTTAGATGAGTTTTTTACGATGATGGCGGTGGTTTCAAGTGATGAAAATAAAGATTTTACGGCCTTAAGAGCAGAACTTAACGAGCTTGGAGAGAGCCTAAAAGTAAAGATAAATATCCAAAGTTCTGCTATCTTTGATGCGATGCATACAATCTAA